In Halobacterium noricense, the genomic stretch CCTCACCGCCCTGCTCGGCACGCTATTCGTGCGCGCGGAAGGCCGCCACACTCTCCGACGCATCCAGCGCTCGCTCGCGCAAGGGAAGACGCCGACCGACGAACTCGTCGACGGCGGCCTGCTCATCGCCGCCGGCGCGTTCCTCCTCACGCCCGGCCTGCTGACGGACGCGCTGGGCTTCCTGCTGGTCTTCCCGGTCACCCGGTACCCGTTCCGCTACGCCGTCAAGGAGTGGGTCATCAAGCCCAAGCTCGAGCAGAAGACCGGCGGGTTCGCCACCGGGAACGTCTACACGTTCGGCTTCCCCGACGACGACAGCGGCGGCCCGTTCGCCGGCGCGGGCGGCGACGACGGTCCCGGCGGCAGCGGCCCGTTCGGCCCGGGCGCAGCGGCCGGCAGCGACGACGACGACACCATCGACCTCGACGAGGATTCCTACGACGTGGAATTCGAGGACAACGACGACGCCGACACCCGATGACGCACGACGGCGCGCTGTCGAAAGGAAACCCTTAATTGTACCAGCGGCAAACGTCCGGATGCGTTGGGCCAGTAGCTCAATTAGGTAGAGCGCCACTCTGATAAGGTGGAAGCTTCCGGTTCAAATCCGGACTGGCCCACTTCCTTTCTCTGTCGTTAACTGTGAGAGTCTTCTATGCGTTTGGTTTGAGAGTGACGAGTGCTGGTTTTCAACTAACAGCGTATGAATAACTAATACATGAGCCAAACTTCGTTTGAGCACCCCACACAAACACAGCGTGCGAAGGAAATCGAAGTCGAGAAAGAATAGAGATGCCCGACTACGACATACATTATACGGGTTTCTCGGCTCACTACGCTCCTCAGTCGATGAAAGATCTCCCAGTAGACCTCAGGCAACAACCAGAAGCCGCGAACGAAACTACGGTTCTCCCCGAGGATGACGTCCTGGTGGGTATTGACTGGCTTAACGCGTTCGTAGACCACGTTCCGAGAGGCGAGCTAATCTCCGGGAGCCACAACGAACTGACGCTACACTTCGAAAATCAAGGTGAGGACTTCCTGGAATCGGCCTATATCCCCTCGCTTGAAGTTGTCCAGCATCTTGGAGGTAGTACACAGATGACAAAGGGGTTCGATAGTGTCCCTTCGGTCGACATCCCTCCTGGCGAGACGAGTGACGTATCTATAACGGTCGAACCCCCTCTAGTCCCTGGACTAGCACAGGTCAAGTTCGCTCTGTTCACCGATGACGACGACAGAGTTCTACTAACCACCGCGAACGAGGATGAAGTGCGCTCTCACGAGCAATTAACCACAGTCAGCGACAGAGATCAGATCCGGACGATATTCCAGTTGAATCGGGACAACAATAGGCCCGAAAAATACTAAGATGAGTTCATCAAACGACAATCTTGACTCGGGTCACGATAACCCTCTATCGCCGGGAAGAGCTACGGAGCAGGTCGTTGAGACCGTTGATGTAACCTTCCAAGACCTATCAGAAAAGGACCAAGAAAGAATAAAAGACGAGGTCACCAAGAACCTGATAGAGACTGCGCCGATAGAGTCTCTGGTGATGACATACATGCAATCCCACGCGGAAGACGGTGAACTACAGCAAACGGTTCACCGTGTTGCCCGTCAAGTCGCCGCGTTAGTGGGTGCTACCCTCGTATTCGGGCTTATCGCAGTGTATGCCATCTGGTACGGAGTCACCAGCGGCGTGCTGCCGGTCGCCGCTACCGGGGTTCTGCTTCTCGGCGTGATTTTCTATCACCTCATGAGGCTCCGCGCCTGAAATGTCTCGGCTCAAGGGCCTCGGAAACGTCGCGAAACATCTCAACGCGGAGTGGGTAGCGAAAATTATCATCCTCCTCGGAATCTGGGCTTGGGGACCCCTATTCGGTGGGCTGGAAATGCAGGCGAATGTCCCCCTCGCACATCTAGTCCTTATGAGTCTCGCCATCATCTTCGCAAACCGGCTCTACGAAGACATACTCGAACCCCTACTTTCCCCCGACGGGAACTAGCCGCTTTTCTCCGTTACAGACTCGACACCACGGGGAAGAGCACGTGTCGCCAGAACGCATCGAGCGGCGTCCACACTCCGAAGGCGTGCTCGACGACGTCGTCGGCCGCGATGACTACGCCCGCGAGCGCTACGAGACGAGCGGGGAGCGGATACGCGCCCCAGAGCAGTCCGAGCGTGCACCAGGTTCTCCTCCCGAACGGTTTTGCTCTCTCGCCGCCACTGCCCACTCATGACCGACGACGTAACCGAGCTCGTGGACGACCTCCACGAGCGGGCGGCGGCGTTGAGCGGCGACGACGCGGCGCTCGGCGAGCTGTTCACGCCGGGGTTCATGGAGCGACACACGGACGCGGCGACGTTCCGGGGGTTCCTCGACGACAGCGACTGGGAGGTGGCGACGCGGTCGGACTTCGCGGCCATCGACGAGGCGGCGTTCGACGAGTACGTCGCGGCGCGCACGTCGTTCCCGGACTGGGAGGCGATGCTCGGGCAGGCCAGCGAGGAGTGGATGGCGCGCCAACTCGTCGGCTGACCGGGTTTTTGCAGGCACTGCGACTGCGCGCCGCTTTGAGTAGGGATGGGCGGGTACGGGGACGTGGGCATCGACACCAAACCCGGTGCCCGTTGGTCCCCTCCCCCGCTGACCGTCGAGGCCGACTGCCCCCACGCCCCACTCGATTCGGCCTCGACGTCGCGGGCTTCAGTGTCCCCGCTG encodes the following:
- a CDS encoding FxsA family protein, which gives rise to MPRLRWLFLALLVIPLADALFLVFVAGQVGWQVTVALVVLTALLGTLFVRAEGRHTLRRIQRSLAQGKTPTDELVDGGLLIAAGAFLLTPGLLTDALGFLLVFPVTRYPFRYAVKEWVIKPKLEQKTGGFATGNVYTFGFPDDDSGGPFAGAGGDDGPGGSGPFGPGAAAGSDDDDTIDLDEDSYDVEFEDNDDADTR